A genome region from Mesorhizobium sp. B2-1-8 includes the following:
- a CDS encoding cytochrome c3 family protein has product MPQVFSSNANGIARFVLWGLCFFAIFAAMGGTALLRSGFITGVGRPVAQAVPFSHKHHVGDIGLDCRYCHNGVETSASAGLPATEVCMTCHSQLFTDADMLAPVRASLASGQPLQWRRVNSVPDFVYFNHSIHIAKGVACETCHGDVDEMPLMQRAHSLSMEWCLGCHRDPGPNLRPPQDVFQLHWKPPQDIEEVRRSLISILDIHPETMTDCYVCHR; this is encoded by the coding sequence ATGCCGCAGGTCTTTTCCAGCAATGCCAATGGAATTGCCCGCTTCGTGTTGTGGGGACTTTGTTTCTTCGCGATTTTCGCGGCCATGGGCGGCACGGCACTTTTGCGTTCGGGGTTCATCACCGGCGTGGGCCGGCCCGTGGCACAGGCAGTCCCGTTCAGTCACAAGCACCATGTCGGCGATATCGGACTGGACTGCCGCTATTGCCACAATGGCGTCGAGACGTCGGCTTCGGCGGGACTACCGGCGACAGAGGTGTGCATGACCTGCCATTCGCAACTCTTCACCGATGCCGACATGCTGGCACCGGTGCGTGCAAGCCTTGCCTCAGGTCAGCCGCTGCAATGGCGGCGCGTCAATTCCGTGCCGGATTTCGTCTACTTCAACCACTCCATCCATATCGCCAAGGGCGTCGCCTGCGAGACCTGCCACGGCGACGTCGATGAGATGCCGCTGATGCAGCGCGCGCATTCGCTGTCGATGGAATGGTGCCTGGGCTGTCATCGCGATCCCGGTCCCAATCTCCGTCCGCCGCAGGATGTCTTTCAGCTGCACTGGAAACCGCCGCAGGACATCGAAGAGGTCAGGCGTTCCCTGATCAGCATCCTTGATATCCACCCCGAGACGATGACGGATTGCTATGTCTGCCATCGCTGA
- a CDS encoding membrane-bound PQQ-dependent dehydrogenase, glucose/quinate/shikimate family yields the protein MTHANPNPATLTRSGLAFWWSMFIGVLLVILGLLIGAGGAWLIALGGSWYYLPAGVALLVAGILLLSGNAAGVWLYALTWIATLAWAYWEVGMDGWGLMPRVLAPTIVLIFVLLTLPAFSADRAKRVRDAAYATTSAGVVIVGCAIGLHHFTLAAQSQEAIAPATPPVGGAVETAPPAQADTAIHQAGSNWPVYGGSELATRYSPLKQITAGNVAKLTKVWDFHTDDMPSKAAADKYSPENTPLEVDGHLFACSAKGIVISANAATGKEEWRYDPKVSDDAIPYGASCRGVAYYAAQGANAEQPCATRILWGTLDARLIAIDARTGKACGDFGQQGVVDLTQGLGKTVPGWYSVTAPPTIVRGIAVLGAQVKDGQAENAPSGVVRGYDVISGKLVWAWDMGHPDRTGAPPQGATYTRGTPNMWTVAAADPQLGYVYLPLGNASVDYYGVDRKDFENQYNSSIVAIDVATGKPAWHFQTVHHDLWDYDLGSQPTLVDFPTADGKVPAIIVPSKQGQIYVLDRKTGKSLFPVEERPVPSGGVEPEKLSKTQPYSGYAHLDQPVLTEKDMWGMSPLDQLYCRIQFRQASYQGEYTPPTVDKPFIEYPGYNGGSDWGSIAVDTDDGILIANYNDMPNYNQLLPREKADQIGFKSIEQGGGSQKAKDMGDPQMGSPYAIAVNAGWRLSTGLLCSEPPYGHIRAIDLKTGKTLWDKPLGEAVKNGPLGIPSMLPIDIGTPNNGGPLVTAGGLIFIAAATDDKLRAIDIKTGKVVWQTDLPAGGQTTPMTYEVGGRQYVVIAPGGHHFMETKVGDEVIAYALPAG from the coding sequence ATGACACACGCCAATCCAAACCCCGCCACTCTCACCCGCTCAGGTCTCGCCTTCTGGTGGTCAATGTTCATAGGCGTATTGCTGGTGATACTTGGCTTGCTGATCGGCGCAGGCGGCGCCTGGCTGATCGCGCTGGGCGGGTCTTGGTACTACCTGCCTGCCGGAGTGGCGCTCCTGGTCGCCGGGATTTTGCTTTTGAGTGGCAATGCCGCAGGCGTCTGGCTTTACGCCCTAACCTGGATAGCGACGCTTGCCTGGGCCTATTGGGAAGTGGGCATGGACGGCTGGGGGCTGATGCCCCGCGTGCTCGCCCCGACAATTGTCCTAATTTTCGTTCTGCTGACCTTGCCGGCCTTCAGCGCTGACCGCGCGAAGCGCGTTCGCGACGCTGCGTACGCGACCACATCCGCTGGCGTTGTCATTGTCGGCTGCGCAATCGGGCTCCATCATTTCACGCTTGCGGCACAATCGCAGGAAGCGATCGCTCCTGCCACGCCGCCAGTTGGAGGCGCGGTGGAAACCGCCCCGCCGGCTCAGGCCGACACCGCGATCCACCAGGCTGGATCGAATTGGCCTGTCTACGGCGGCTCGGAGCTGGCGACGCGGTATTCGCCCCTCAAACAGATCACCGCCGGCAACGTGGCGAAGCTGACCAAGGTTTGGGATTTCCACACCGACGACATGCCAAGCAAGGCGGCGGCCGACAAATACTCTCCGGAAAACACACCGCTTGAGGTCGACGGTCATCTCTTTGCCTGTTCGGCCAAGGGTATCGTCATCTCCGCCAATGCGGCGACCGGCAAGGAGGAGTGGCGATATGATCCGAAAGTGTCCGACGACGCCATTCCGTACGGCGCCAGCTGCCGCGGTGTCGCCTATTACGCCGCTCAGGGAGCAAACGCCGAGCAGCCATGCGCGACACGCATCCTGTGGGGCACGCTCGATGCCAGGTTGATCGCCATCGATGCCAGGACCGGCAAGGCATGCGGTGATTTCGGCCAGCAAGGCGTCGTAGACCTCACCCAGGGGCTCGGCAAGACGGTTCCCGGCTGGTACTCGGTGACCGCGCCGCCGACCATCGTGCGCGGCATAGCCGTGCTTGGCGCCCAGGTGAAGGACGGACAGGCTGAAAATGCCCCGTCGGGCGTGGTGCGCGGCTATGACGTGATATCAGGCAAACTGGTCTGGGCGTGGGACATGGGCCATCCCGACCGCACCGGCGCGCCGCCCCAAGGCGCCACTTATACGCGCGGCACGCCCAATATGTGGACCGTCGCGGCCGCCGATCCTCAGCTCGGCTATGTCTATTTGCCGCTCGGCAACGCCTCGGTCGACTATTACGGCGTGGATCGCAAGGACTTCGAAAATCAATACAACTCCTCGATCGTGGCGATCGACGTCGCCACAGGCAAGCCGGCCTGGCATTTCCAGACCGTTCATCACGACCTTTGGGATTACGACCTCGGCTCGCAGCCGACGCTCGTCGACTTCCCGACAGCTGATGGAAAAGTCCCCGCAATCATCGTGCCGAGCAAACAGGGCCAGATATACGTGCTCGACCGTAAGACCGGAAAATCGCTCTTCCCGGTCGAGGAGCGGCCGGTTCCGTCGGGTGGTGTCGAACCCGAAAAGCTGTCCAAGACGCAGCCCTACTCCGGCTATGCGCATCTCGACCAGCCGGTGCTGACCGAGAAGGACATGTGGGGCATGAGCCCGCTCGACCAGCTCTACTGCCGCATCCAGTTCCGACAGGCCTCCTACCAGGGCGAATATACGCCGCCGACCGTGGACAAGCCTTTCATCGAATATCCCGGCTACAATGGCGGTTCCGACTGGGGCAGCATCGCTGTCGATACCGATGACGGCATCCTGATCGCCAACTACAATGACATGCCCAACTACAACCAGCTGCTGCCGCGGGAAAAAGCCGATCAGATCGGTTTCAAGTCGATCGAGCAGGGCGGCGGTTCGCAGAAGGCCAAGGACATGGGCGATCCGCAGATGGGATCGCCCTATGCCATCGCCGTCAACGCGGGTTGGCGACTCTCGACGGGACTTTTGTGTTCCGAACCGCCTTATGGCCACATCCGCGCCATCGACCTGAAAACTGGCAAGACGCTGTGGGACAAGCCGCTCGGCGAGGCGGTCAAGAACGGCCCATTGGGCATCCCGTCCATGCTGCCGATCGACATCGGCACGCCGAACAATGGTGGGCCGCTCGTGACCGCGGGCGGGCTGATCTTCATTGCCGCGGCGACGGATGACAAGCTGCGCGCCATCGACATCAAGACTGGCAAGGTGGTTTGGCAAACAGACTTGCCGGCAGGCGGCCAGACCACGCCGATGACCTATGAAGTCGGCGGCCGGCAGTACGTCGTGATCGCACCTGGCGGCCACCACTTCATGGAGACGAAGGTCGGCGACGAGGTCATTGCTTACGCATTGCCCGCGGGCTGA
- a CDS encoding xanthine dehydrogenase family protein molybdopterin-binding subunit: MNQAAPAPKENQGEPVVRIDGRLKVTGQASYPADIATANVAYGALATSSIARGKVSKLHTDDARAVPGVLDIVTYGDMDQTDTPKFGNTGASSIAPLHDKTIFHDGQIIALVVAETFEAAEEASMLIRADYEDESPSASFDSEGVKVEPAAGKSPMLQEDVKAGDFDAAYASAAVKIDQKYSTPTQHHNPIELFSTTAMWQGDQLTVHEPSQNVTGWKIELARQLKIDPANVRIVSPYVGGAFGSKGPMTARTAIVAVAAHRVGRPVRCVVSRMQAFNTQTYRAETRHRIRIGAGKDGRITAFGHEGWEVTSRPDPYVVGGTSATGRMYNYDSVLTHVSIVHADRNTPGYMRSPPETPYVYALENAMDEMAVALGMDPVEFRRINEPEKEPIGGKPFSSRSLVKCYDQAAEAFGWSKRDAAVGSMREGDWLVGLGCATAIYPTASAPCAARVRLTADGQVRVQCGSHEIGTGVRTVAGQMAAERLGIGMDKVSVEMGDSTLPPAPVSGGSISTASVCSAVLKACDAVRGKLFAAAVAGDGPLAGSGNAKLDMEQEKIVAIGGKSARLSDVFKVMQVGAIEEYAEFAPRGSTPEALKKLYAGQAEFHGGDQDKESVKYAFGAEFVEVRVNSYTREIRVPRIVGAFAAGRIMNTRTARSQLMGGMIWGIGQALHEATEIDRRNARYVNRDLQDYLVPVNADIKQVDVILVPEVDLDVNPAGVKGLGELGNVGTAAAVASAVYHATGKRIRDLPIRIDDLISR; encoded by the coding sequence ATGAATCAAGCCGCTCCAGCTCCAAAAGAAAACCAAGGCGAACCGGTCGTCCGCATCGACGGCAGGCTGAAGGTTACCGGGCAGGCCAGCTATCCGGCCGACATCGCCACGGCCAATGTCGCTTATGGCGCTCTAGCCACGAGCAGCATCGCTCGGGGCAAGGTTTCCAAACTCCATACGGATGACGCCAGGGCCGTGCCAGGAGTGCTGGACATCGTGACCTATGGCGACATGGATCAGACAGACACGCCGAAATTTGGCAACACCGGTGCAAGCTCCATCGCCCCCCTGCACGACAAGACGATCTTCCACGATGGCCAGATCATCGCCCTGGTCGTTGCCGAGACATTCGAGGCGGCGGAGGAAGCGTCGATGTTGATCCGCGCCGACTACGAAGACGAATCGCCAAGCGCCAGCTTCGATTCCGAAGGCGTGAAGGTGGAACCGGCGGCCGGCAAGAGCCCGATGTTGCAGGAGGATGTCAAAGCCGGCGACTTCGACGCTGCCTATGCATCCGCAGCCGTCAAGATCGACCAAAAATATTCGACGCCGACCCAGCATCACAATCCGATCGAACTGTTTTCGACCACGGCGATGTGGCAAGGCGATCAACTCACCGTCCATGAGCCAAGCCAGAATGTCACCGGCTGGAAAATCGAACTTGCCCGGCAGTTGAAGATCGACCCTGCCAATGTGCGGATTGTCAGCCCTTATGTCGGAGGCGCGTTCGGTTCCAAGGGACCGATGACGGCTCGCACCGCAATTGTCGCGGTTGCCGCGCATCGTGTTGGACGGCCGGTACGCTGCGTCGTCAGCCGCATGCAGGCTTTCAACACCCAGACCTACCGGGCCGAGACCAGGCATCGAATCCGCATCGGCGCCGGCAAGGACGGCCGCATCACGGCGTTCGGACACGAGGGCTGGGAGGTTACATCACGCCCTGACCCTTATGTCGTCGGCGGCACGTCAGCCACCGGTCGCATGTACAACTACGATTCCGTGCTCACTCACGTTTCTATCGTCCATGCCGATCGCAACACACCGGGCTACATGCGCTCGCCGCCGGAGACGCCGTACGTCTACGCGCTCGAGAACGCCATGGACGAAATGGCTGTGGCGCTCGGCATGGATCCCGTCGAGTTTCGGCGCATCAACGAGCCTGAAAAAGAGCCTATCGGAGGCAAGCCATTCTCTAGCCGGTCGCTGGTCAAATGCTACGACCAAGCCGCCGAAGCCTTTGGCTGGTCGAAGCGTGACGCCGCGGTCGGATCGATGCGCGAGGGCGACTGGCTGGTCGGCCTGGGATGCGCGACAGCCATCTATCCAACGGCCAGCGCGCCATGCGCGGCCCGAGTTCGCTTGACCGCCGATGGACAGGTTCGCGTTCAGTGCGGTTCGCACGAGATTGGCACCGGTGTGCGCACCGTCGCCGGACAGATGGCCGCCGAGCGTCTCGGCATAGGGATGGACAAGGTCAGTGTCGAGATGGGCGACAGCACCCTGCCGCCCGCGCCGGTCTCGGGTGGCTCGATTTCGACCGCGAGCGTCTGCTCGGCGGTTCTGAAGGCCTGTGACGCGGTGCGCGGAAAACTTTTCGCGGCAGCCGTCGCCGGAGATGGCCCATTGGCTGGTTCCGGCAATGCCAAGCTGGACATGGAGCAAGAGAAGATCGTGGCAATCGGCGGCAAATCCGCCAGGCTGTCGGATGTCTTCAAGGTGATGCAGGTCGGCGCGATAGAGGAGTACGCCGAGTTTGCACCAAGGGGTTCGACGCCGGAAGCACTGAAGAAACTCTATGCCGGGCAGGCGGAATTCCACGGCGGCGATCAGGACAAGGAGTCCGTGAAATACGCCTTTGGCGCTGAATTCGTCGAAGTGCGCGTCAACAGCTACACGCGCGAGATCCGGGTGCCGCGCATCGTCGGTGCCTTTGCCGCCGGCCGTATCATGAACACGCGCACCGCGCGCAGCCAACTGATGGGCGGCATGATCTGGGGTATCGGCCAAGCCCTTCACGAGGCGACGGAGATCGACCGGCGCAACGCCCGCTACGTCAATCGTGACCTGCAGGACTATCTGGTGCCGGTCAACGCCGACATCAAACAGGTCGACGTCATCCTTGTTCCCGAGGTCGACCTAGACGTCAACCCGGCTGGCGTCAAAGGCTTGGGGGAGCTAGGCAATGTCGGGACCGCGGCGGCCGTGGCAAGCGCCGTGTACCATGCCACGGGCAAACGCATTCGAGACTTGCCGATCAGGATAGACGATTTGATAAGCCGATGA
- a CDS encoding FAD binding domain-containing protein — MRPFLYERPTSVTAAIAMASHLDGAPTQADTQFIAGGTNLADYMKLGIARPERLLDLNELAEPALRQIKTDDDTIRFGALVRMGEAADNKDVRRRCPLLADSLKFAASGQLRNMASLAGNVLQRTRCEYFRETSWPCNKREPGSGCAAMEGINRQHAVLGTSDACIATYHGDFAQALIALGAVVEVEGRRGPRKIPFASLHRLPGDTPNIETDLAADEVIVAIDVPLGAWSRRSRYLKIRDRESYAFALASAAVALEMDGDTVRQARIALGGVATVPWRARAAEDALRGNALDDKAARAAAEAAFADAKPREHNAFKIPLGKRTLVRALLETRDMKV; from the coding sequence ATGCGTCCCTTCCTCTATGAAAGACCAACGAGCGTCACCGCGGCGATCGCCATGGCGTCTCATCTCGATGGTGCGCCAACACAGGCCGACACCCAGTTCATCGCCGGCGGCACCAATCTGGCCGACTACATGAAGCTGGGTATCGCACGGCCGGAGCGGCTGCTCGACCTTAACGAGCTTGCCGAGCCTGCTTTGCGGCAGATCAAAACGGACGACGACACCATCCGTTTCGGTGCGCTGGTTCGCATGGGTGAGGCAGCCGACAACAAAGACGTCAGGCGCCGCTGCCCGCTCCTTGCCGACAGCCTGAAATTCGCCGCTAGCGGCCAGCTTCGCAATATGGCCAGCCTTGCCGGCAACGTGTTGCAACGAACGCGGTGCGAGTATTTTCGGGAAACCTCCTGGCCGTGCAACAAGCGGGAGCCCGGTTCCGGCTGTGCGGCGATGGAAGGGATAAACCGCCAGCATGCCGTGCTCGGCACCAGCGATGCCTGCATAGCGACCTATCACGGTGATTTCGCGCAGGCGCTGATTGCACTCGGTGCGGTCGTCGAAGTGGAGGGGCGGCGTGGCCCGCGCAAGATCCCATTCGCCAGCCTGCACCGGCTTCCCGGCGACACGCCCAACATCGAGACGGATCTGGCCGCCGATGAAGTCATCGTCGCCATCGACGTTCCGCTTGGTGCATGGAGCCGTCGCTCGCGCTACCTGAAGATACGCGATCGCGAATCCTACGCATTTGCGCTGGCCTCGGCGGCGGTGGCGCTGGAGATGGACGGAGACACGGTCAGGCAAGCGCGCATAGCACTCGGTGGCGTCGCGACGGTGCCATGGCGCGCGAGGGCGGCGGAGGATGCGCTGCGTGGCAATGCCCTCGACGACAAGGCCGCGAGGGCTGCTGCCGAAGCCGCATTCGCTGATGCCAAGCCACGAGAACACAACGCGTTCAAGATACCGCTCGGAAAGCGCACGCTGGTGCGAGCGCTGCTCGAGACCCGTGACATGAAGGTCTGA
- a CDS encoding (2Fe-2S)-binding protein → MSNPTSPSGLSRRTFMTGSVTAAAAMPLMATSTKAAEPSPARAAEPRDLSTISLRINKQAYTLALDNRTSLLDALRDHVGLTGTKKGCDHGQCGACTVLVDGKRVLSCLSFAVMNQGREVTTVEGLASADGELHPVQQAFVDHDAFQCGYCTPGQIMSAIGCIDEGHAGSEDDIREYMSGNLCRCAAYPNIVAAIIQARDEIRRA, encoded by the coding sequence ATGTCCAATCCCACAAGCCCTAGCGGCCTGAGCAGACGCACCTTCATGACGGGTTCTGTTACGGCGGCAGCCGCAATGCCTCTCATGGCCACCTCGACAAAAGCCGCCGAGCCATCGCCTGCCAGAGCGGCCGAACCTCGTGACCTGTCGACGATTTCGCTTCGGATCAACAAGCAGGCCTACACTCTCGCACTCGACAATCGCACGAGCCTGCTTGACGCTCTGCGTGACCATGTTGGTCTGACCGGCACCAAGAAGGGTTGCGACCACGGCCAGTGCGGTGCCTGCACCGTTCTTGTCGATGGGAAGCGGGTGCTATCCTGCCTGAGCTTTGCCGTCATGAACCAGGGCCGCGAGGTCACGACTGTCGAAGGCCTGGCTTCGGCCGACGGCGAACTGCACCCGGTGCAGCAGGCGTTTGTCGACCATGATGCCTTTCAATGTGGCTACTGCACGCCGGGCCAGATCATGTCCGCCATCGGTTGCATCGACGAAGGCCATGCCGGTTCGGAGGATGATATCCGGGAGTATATGAGCGGCAATCTGTGCCGGTGCGCAGCCTATCCGAACATCGTCGCGGCGATCATCCAGGCGCGCGACGAGATCAGGAGGGCCTAG
- a CDS encoding HlyD family secretion protein, with amino-acid sequence MPPSRFVRNFCEELSLNRSLKRSAPSLKVLPVDAKTETEEPDKVRDARGVSSKAGQDASPKRRGDVAQPNAPEREARDKQADEQKPSLLGFPRRHPYVAIAILIVMLLAAVALIMWWLNARQYESTDDAFIDARTITISAEISGRVTDLAVTDNQPVKAGDVLLRIDDSDYRASLEQADAGVVSAQADIVELGAQIEAQNAKIDAAQKQTAEAQAALDFAKAEDQRNRELLAKGTATQQQAQQAASTLRQDQAALDSAQANVTAARSQVAVLQAQTKSAEAKLNQAKASQDQARTMLSRTTITAPVAGRATSISVANGTYTQPGQVLMMFVPDEVWVKANFKETQLDLMRPGQPVDIEIDAYPDRSFHGRVDSIQAGSGTAFSLLPAENATGNFVKVVQRVPVKIVFDKPPGVLLGPGLSVVPTVKVR; translated from the coding sequence ATGCCGCCGAGCCGGTTCGTCAGGAACTTTTGTGAAGAGCTGTCGTTGAATCGGTCGTTAAAGCGGTCGGCGCCTTCCCTGAAAGTTCTCCCCGTGGATGCAAAAACCGAGACTGAAGAACCAGACAAAGTCAGAGATGCGCGCGGCGTTTCGAGCAAGGCCGGACAGGATGCGTCGCCAAAACGCAGGGGCGATGTGGCGCAGCCTAACGCTCCGGAGCGCGAAGCGCGGGACAAGCAGGCGGATGAACAAAAGCCCAGCCTCCTAGGTTTCCCCCGGCGGCATCCTTACGTGGCCATTGCAATCTTGATCGTGATGTTGCTAGCCGCCGTGGCACTGATCATGTGGTGGCTGAATGCCCGCCAGTATGAATCGACCGACGACGCCTTTATCGACGCCCGCACGATAACTATCAGCGCCGAGATATCAGGACGGGTCACTGACCTTGCGGTGACCGACAACCAACCGGTCAAGGCGGGCGACGTCCTGTTGCGCATCGATGACAGCGACTATCGGGCCAGCCTTGAACAGGCCGATGCCGGCGTGGTTTCGGCGCAGGCCGACATTGTCGAACTAGGGGCTCAGATCGAAGCACAAAACGCAAAGATCGATGCGGCGCAGAAGCAGACGGCGGAGGCACAGGCCGCGCTCGATTTCGCCAAAGCCGAGGACCAGCGCAACCGTGAACTTCTGGCCAAGGGCACGGCTACCCAACAGCAGGCGCAGCAGGCCGCTTCGACGCTGCGCCAGGACCAGGCTGCTCTCGACAGCGCTCAAGCCAATGTAACAGCCGCCAGGAGCCAGGTCGCTGTTTTGCAGGCGCAGACCAAAAGCGCCGAAGCCAAGCTCAATCAGGCCAAGGCCAGCCAGGACCAGGCGAGGACCATGCTATCCCGCACAACCATCACCGCACCGGTCGCCGGGCGGGCAACCAGCATCTCGGTCGCCAACGGTACCTATACCCAGCCAGGCCAGGTGCTGATGATGTTTGTTCCGGACGAAGTCTGGGTGAAGGCCAACTTCAAGGAAACACAGCTCGATCTGATGCGGCCCGGACAGCCGGTCGACATCGAGATTGACGCCTATCCGGACAGATCTTTTCATGGCCGCGTCGACAGCATCCAGGCGGGCAGTGGCACCGCCTTCAGCCTGCTGCCGGCAGAAAACGCCACCGGCAACTTCGTCAAGGTGGTGCAGCGCGTGCCGGTGAAGATCGTCTTCGACAAACCGCCCGGCGTGCTGCTGGGTCCGGGCCTGTCGGTGGTGCCGACGGTCAAGGTGCGATGA
- a CDS encoding DHA2 family efflux MFS transporter permease subunit, with the protein MTGEISSAQSESRSAAGGRNPWLIAIVVSIATFMLVLDTSIANVALRNIAGSLAAGMDESTWVITTYLVANSVIIPVSGWLASVIGRKRYYMLCVATFTIASLLCGLAPNLEMLIFFRILQGLGGGGMAPSEQSILADTFPPEKRSQAFALYGIAVIVAPTVGPTLGGWLTDHFSWHWIFFINVPFGIMSLALVQWLLVEPDVIERERQERLKGGLRIDWVGFILVATALGCLEIFLDEGQRNDWFASGFITTFAVISAISFLLLIPWEFSHRDPIVDVRLLFTRQFGASFLVMMAVGAVLFSTTQLMPQLQQTAFDYTATLSGLSMMPGGIAMLILMPISGFAAGLVQPKYLIMMGMSVVVVALWHMTSLTPDASFRFFAFARIFLMIGLPFLFIPISTAAYVGLAPQKTNQASALINVARNIGGSIGVSLSNTVIAQNAQLHQSNLVSHTVQSSPAYQQVLRQVTDHFVAQGSGMLQAKQQAIGWLGQLIARQASLLAYIDVFRYCAIATALFVPLALLLRSPKPDGRQPK; encoded by the coding sequence ATGACTGGCGAAATCTCCAGCGCCCAAAGCGAAAGCCGGTCCGCCGCCGGCGGGCGCAATCCCTGGCTGATCGCCATCGTCGTCTCCATCGCCACCTTCATGCTGGTGCTGGACACTTCGATTGCCAACGTGGCCCTGCGCAACATCGCCGGCAGCCTGGCTGCCGGCATGGACGAGAGCACCTGGGTGATCACTACCTATCTGGTCGCGAATTCCGTGATCATCCCGGTCAGCGGCTGGTTGGCCAGCGTGATCGGGCGGAAGCGCTACTACATGCTTTGCGTGGCGACGTTCACCATCGCATCGCTGTTGTGCGGCCTCGCGCCCAATCTGGAAATGCTCATTTTCTTCAGGATCCTGCAGGGTCTCGGCGGCGGCGGCATGGCGCCGAGCGAACAATCCATCCTTGCCGATACCTTTCCGCCCGAGAAGCGTTCCCAGGCTTTTGCCCTTTATGGCATCGCCGTCATCGTCGCACCGACAGTCGGGCCGACCCTCGGCGGCTGGCTGACGGACCATTTCTCCTGGCACTGGATCTTCTTCATCAACGTGCCGTTCGGCATCATGTCGCTTGCCTTGGTGCAGTGGCTTCTCGTCGAGCCGGACGTGATCGAGCGCGAACGTCAGGAGCGGCTGAAGGGCGGCCTCAGAATAGATTGGGTCGGGTTCATCCTGGTCGCCACCGCTCTTGGCTGCCTGGAAATCTTCCTCGATGAGGGTCAGAGAAACGACTGGTTCGCATCGGGTTTCATCACGACTTTTGCAGTGATTTCGGCGATCTCGTTCCTGCTGCTCATCCCATGGGAGTTCAGTCACCGCGATCCGATCGTCGACGTGCGCCTGCTGTTCACCCGCCAGTTCGGCGCGTCGTTCCTGGTGATGATGGCTGTCGGAGCCGTGTTGTTCAGCACCACGCAGTTGATGCCGCAGCTGCAACAGACCGCCTTCGACTATACGGCCACCCTGTCGGGCCTTTCCATGATGCCCGGCGGCATCGCCATGCTGATCTTGATGCCGATTTCCGGATTTGCCGCCGGATTGGTGCAGCCCAAATATCTGATCATGATGGGCATGTCCGTTGTCGTGGTCGCCCTGTGGCACATGACGTCCCTCACCCCGGACGCCAGTTTCCGCTTCTTTGCCTTCGCGCGCATCTTCCTGATGATCGGCCTGCCGTTCCTGTTCATCCCCATTTCGACTGCGGCCTATGTCGGCCTCGCTCCGCAGAAGACCAACCAGGCGTCGGCGCTGATCAACGTCGCCCGTAACATCGGCGGGAGCATCGGCGTGTCATTGTCGAACACCGTGATCGCTCAAAACGCGCAGCTGCATCAATCGAACCTTGTCAGCCATACCGTGCAGTCGTCACCCGCCTATCAGCAGGTGCTGCGTCAGGTGACGGATCACTTTGTCGCCCAAGGCTCGGGCATGCTTCAGGCCAAGCAGCAAGCCATCGGCTGGCTTGGGCAGTTGATCGCGCGCCAGGCTTCGCTGCTCGCCTACATCGACGTTTTTCGCTACTGCGCCATCGCGACGGCACTTTTTGTTCCCCTCGCCTTGCTGCTGCGGTCTCCAAAACCTGACGGACGCCAGCCGAAATAG
- a CDS encoding cysteine hydrolase family protein, whose product MSMPGLAYGPLGHRCMHVCVDMQKLFAEPSRWATPWITRVLPQIERLVERRAPQTVFTRFLPAQKPGQGVGTWKRYYERWASMAIENIGSDMVDLLPALVTYCPPAAVIDKHIYSPWFEGHLRAFLNERDIDTLVITGGETDVCVLATVLGAIDFGYRVVLVTDALCSSSDATHDALLTVYHQRFALQVETVEMETVLSNWI is encoded by the coding sequence ATGTCGATGCCGGGCCTGGCATATGGTCCGTTGGGGCACCGATGCATGCATGTTTGTGTCGATATGCAAAAGCTGTTTGCCGAGCCGTCGCGGTGGGCGACCCCCTGGATCACCCGTGTCCTTCCTCAAATCGAGAGGCTGGTCGAAAGACGAGCGCCACAGACCGTCTTCACGCGCTTCCTGCCGGCGCAAAAGCCGGGGCAGGGCGTCGGCACATGGAAGCGCTATTATGAGCGCTGGGCCTCGATGGCGATCGAAAATATTGGTTCCGACATGGTCGACCTGTTGCCGGCGTTGGTCACTTACTGCCCGCCAGCGGCAGTCATCGACAAGCACATATACTCGCCTTGGTTCGAAGGTCACCTCAGGGCCTTTCTGAACGAACGCGACATCGACACGCTGGTTATCACCGGCGGCGAAACCGACGTGTGCGTTCTGGCCACGGTGCTCGGAGCGATCGATTTCGGCTATCGCGTGGTTCTTGTTACGGACGCGCTGTGCAGTTCATCCGACGCAACGCATGACGCGCTGTTGACCGTTTATCACCAACGGTTCGCGCTGCAGGTGGAGACGGTCGAGATGGAAACGGTTCTCTCGAACTGGATCTGA